Proteins from one Hoplias malabaricus isolate fHopMal1 chromosome 2, fHopMal1.hap1, whole genome shotgun sequence genomic window:
- the LOC136676003 gene encoding uncharacterized protein, with protein MEEEEPLDREKVKFFCAVGGKTLNSHLEFIKHLKEGPFDVEEVFNVEESDFILFFCPIVSRAGTDIEAALQKLQGLSDTKPAILVVLHHTFDPYITLPESSRSVNTKNTFTVDCVFHEDRGLLQCPRNQDAVKKVSEWIKPLKVERKRLKREVERLKREKVKFFCAVGGKTLNSHLEFIKHLKEGPFDVEEVFNVEESNFILFFCPIVSQAGTDIEAALQKLQRLSDTKPAVLVVLHHTIDPNITLKDSSRNVNRENTLTVDCVFHEDRGLLQCPRNQDAVKKVSEWIKPLAKKQDTAQWSKFCCIL; from the exons ATGGAAGAAGAGGAGCCACTGGATCGAG agAAAGTTAAATTCTTCTGTGCTGTGGGGGGAAAGACACTGAACTCTCATCTGGAATTCATAAAACATCTGAAAGAGGGTCCCTTCGATGTGGAGGAGGTGTTTAATGTGGAGGAGAGtgattttattctgttcttctgCCCCATTGTGTCTCGAGCTGGAACTGATATTGAAGCAGCGCTGCAGAAGCTTCAGGGATTATCAG ACACCAAGCCTGCGATTCTCGTGGTGCTCCATCACACATTCGACCCCTACATCACTCTCCCAGAGAGCAGCAGAAGTGTAAACACAAAGAACACATTCACTGTGGACTGTGTGTTCCATGAGGACAGAGGATTACTGCAGTGTCCCAGGAATCAGGACGCAGTGAAGAAAGTCTCAGAGTGGATAAAACCTCTG AAAGTGGAACGTAAACGGCTGAAGAGAGAAGTGGAGCGTCTGAAAAGAG agAAAGTTAAATTCTTCTGTGCTGTGGGGGGAAAGACACTGAACTCTCATCTGGAATTCATAAAACATCTGAAAGAGGGTCCCTTCGATGTGGAGGAGGTGTTTAATGTGGAGGAGAGtaatttcattctgttcttctGCCCCATTGTGTCTCAAGCTGGAACTGATATTGAAGCAGCGCTGCAAAAGCTTCAGAGATTATCAG ACACCAAGCCTGCGGTTCTCGTGGTGCTCCATCACACGATCGACCCCAACATCACTCTCAAAGACAGCAGCAGAAatgtaaacagagagaacacactcactGTGGACTGTGTGTTCCATGAGGACAGAGGATTACTGCAGTGTCCCAGGAATCAGGACGCAGTGAAGAAAGTCTCAGAGTGGATAAAACCTCTG